From Actinopolymorpha cephalotaxi, one genomic window encodes:
- a CDS encoding AGE family epimerase/isomerase, whose amino-acid sequence MPELPPSTVGPGPGRAGAGAGDPGEYAAVADHLVHDVLAWWLREAPDRNHGGVFTCWDNAGERLLSTDKYTWSQGRWTWLLAGVADAVERGVLPGQGVLDAADLRVLARQSAAFVRTHAVLPDATTAYVTDAVGTPHEPAPGAGLHTSVFADCFAALGLAAWARVGREFRGAEGSDAADAVGPAEVAEAGKLALTLLESAAARVRSGQARTDPYPIHPDFTALSLPMICVGTATEVYAATGAGAAAAIAAEAGGAIAHQLREGDDLRELIPRVPGREDTLLARHRTPGHALECLWFLLHAADTVPGVADALGADALGADGVNGDRAWIPEAALHALRIGWDDEHGGLFRYVDRDGGRPQGRTLEDPYEVLVRETWDTKLWWPHAEALYATRLLAVRFPAYAPELSRWHERLRSYTYGTFPAGRGKEWVQIRSRDGTPLDRTVALPVKDPFHIARALLLQAELLAAPGAAGPRTPNYVERNHQ is encoded by the coding sequence ATGCCTGAGCTGCCTCCGTCGACTGTCGGCCCCGGCCCCGGCCGCGCGGGTGCGGGAGCCGGGGACCCCGGTGAGTACGCCGCGGTGGCCGACCACCTCGTGCACGACGTGCTGGCCTGGTGGCTGCGCGAGGCACCGGACCGCAACCACGGCGGCGTCTTCACCTGCTGGGACAACGCCGGTGAGCGGCTGTTGTCCACCGACAAGTACACCTGGTCCCAGGGGCGCTGGACCTGGTTGCTGGCAGGCGTTGCCGATGCCGTCGAGCGCGGCGTTCTTCCCGGGCAAGGCGTGCTTGACGCCGCCGACCTGCGAGTGCTCGCCCGGCAGAGCGCGGCGTTCGTCCGTACGCACGCGGTCCTCCCCGACGCGACCACGGCGTACGTCACCGACGCCGTCGGCACCCCGCACGAGCCGGCGCCGGGTGCGGGTCTGCACACCAGCGTCTTCGCCGACTGCTTCGCCGCGCTGGGCCTGGCCGCGTGGGCGCGGGTCGGCCGGGAATTCCGCGGCGCAGAAGGCTCCGATGCCGCCGATGCTGTTGGGCCCGCCGAGGTCGCAGAGGCGGGCAAGCTGGCGTTGACACTGCTCGAGTCCGCTGCCGCTCGGGTCCGGAGCGGGCAGGCGCGCACCGACCCGTACCCGATCCACCCGGACTTCACCGCGCTGTCGTTGCCGATGATCTGCGTGGGCACGGCGACGGAGGTGTACGCGGCCACGGGCGCCGGCGCCGCTGCCGCGATCGCCGCCGAGGCGGGCGGCGCGATCGCCCATCAGCTGCGCGAGGGCGACGACCTGCGGGAGCTGATCCCCCGCGTCCCGGGCCGCGAGGACACCCTGCTGGCCCGGCACCGCACACCCGGCCACGCGCTGGAGTGCCTGTGGTTCCTGCTGCACGCGGCGGACACGGTGCCAGGGGTGGCCGACGCGCTCGGTGCCGACGCGCTCGGGGCCGATGGCGTGAACGGCGACCGGGCGTGGATTCCCGAGGCGGCCCTGCACGCGTTGCGGATCGGCTGGGACGACGAGCACGGCGGGCTGTTCCGTTACGTCGACCGTGACGGCGGCCGCCCACAAGGCCGGACGCTCGAGGATCCCTACGAGGTGCTGGTCCGCGAGACCTGGGACACCAAGCTGTGGTGGCCGCACGCCGAGGCGTTGTACGCCACGCGGTTGCTGGCGGTGAGGTTTCCGGCGTACGCACCCGAACTCTCCCGGTGGCACGAGCGGCTGCGAAGCTACACCTACGGCACGTTCCCGGCGGGGCGCGGGAAGGAGTGGGTGCAGATCCGCTCGCGCGACGGCACCCCGCTGGACCGCACGGTTGCCCTGCCGGTGAAGGATCCGTTCCACATCGCCCGTGCGCTGCTGCTGCAGGCCGAGCTCCTCGCCGCGCCCGGCGCCGCCGGACCCCGAACACCCAACTACGTCGAGAGGAACCACCAGTGA
- a CDS encoding sodium:solute symporter family protein, with amino-acid sequence MGTLGWLVLGAYFVVMVGIGVWARRRIHDARDFFVAGGRMPWWLAGISHHMSGYSAAVFVGYAAVAYQDGFTLYVWWALTITVAMFVGSVTFAPRWPRLRRRFGIISPLEYLSTRYNVPAQQLLAWSGTALKVFDVGAKWAATAILLQVFAGVPLGWGILLTGGVTLVYSTIGGLWADALTDFGQFLIQLVAGVTMFVVVLAKLGGVPAIWQLWDRLPAGHGSAFHGDYTVGFVLAYLVISTLSYNGGTWNLAQRFIAAPTGGQARKAALTSAVLYLLWPLVLFFPMWAAPVLLPDLADPSQSYALLATSLLPQGLVGLVLAGMFAHTMAMTSSDANAISAVVLRDILPAVWRGARTLGSRAELAVGRFAVFAFIALSMAIALAADSFGGVLGLIVLWFGALVGPIAIPMLLGLLPAFRRCGPSAAITSWAVGLAVFALVKYVLADAIAALGGSLGTTFTVAGPVLCSFVVFVLVGLVRPWRDPESAALVAALSEEDPTPADETGGVTAHA; translated from the coding sequence GTGGGGACACTCGGCTGGCTGGTGCTGGGCGCCTACTTCGTGGTGATGGTCGGGATCGGGGTGTGGGCCAGGCGCCGCATCCACGACGCCCGCGACTTCTTCGTGGCCGGGGGCCGGATGCCCTGGTGGCTCGCCGGCATCTCCCACCACATGTCCGGCTACAGCGCCGCGGTGTTCGTGGGGTACGCGGCGGTGGCCTACCAGGACGGCTTCACGTTGTACGTCTGGTGGGCGCTGACCATCACCGTCGCGATGTTCGTCGGGTCGGTGACGTTCGCGCCGCGCTGGCCCCGGCTGCGCAGGCGCTTCGGCATCATCTCGCCACTGGAGTACCTCTCCACCCGCTACAACGTGCCGGCCCAGCAGCTGCTCGCCTGGAGCGGCACCGCGCTGAAGGTGTTCGACGTGGGTGCGAAGTGGGCGGCGACCGCGATCCTGTTGCAGGTGTTCGCCGGCGTGCCGCTGGGCTGGGGCATTCTGCTCACCGGTGGCGTCACCCTCGTCTACTCCACGATCGGCGGGCTGTGGGCGGACGCGCTCACCGACTTCGGGCAGTTCCTCATCCAGCTGGTGGCGGGGGTGACGATGTTCGTGGTCGTCCTCGCCAAGCTGGGCGGCGTTCCGGCGATCTGGCAGCTGTGGGACCGGCTGCCCGCCGGGCACGGCAGCGCGTTCCACGGCGACTACACCGTCGGGTTCGTGCTGGCGTACCTCGTCATCTCCACGCTGTCCTACAACGGCGGCACCTGGAACCTCGCGCAGCGGTTCATCGCCGCGCCGACCGGCGGCCAGGCCCGCAAGGCCGCGCTCACCTCCGCCGTCCTCTACCTCCTGTGGCCGCTGGTGTTGTTCTTCCCGATGTGGGCGGCGCCGGTGCTGCTGCCGGACCTGGCCGACCCGTCGCAGTCGTACGCCCTGCTGGCCACCAGCCTGCTGCCGCAGGGACTGGTCGGGCTGGTGCTGGCCGGGATGTTCGCGCACACGATGGCGATGACCTCCTCCGACGCCAACGCGATCTCCGCGGTGGTGCTCCGGGACATCCTGCCGGCGGTGTGGCGGGGCGCTCGGACGCTGGGCAGCCGGGCCGAACTCGCGGTGGGCAGGTTCGCGGTGTTCGCGTTCATCGCGTTGTCGATGGCCATCGCGCTCGCGGCGGACTCCTTCGGCGGGGTGCTCGGCCTGATCGTGTTGTGGTTCGGCGCGCTGGTGGGGCCGATCGCGATTCCCATGCTGCTGGGCCTGTTGCCGGCTTTCCGCCGGTGCGGGCCGAGCGCGGCGATCACCTCCTGGGCGGTGGGGCTCGCGGTGTTCGCACTGGTGAAGTACGTCCTCGCCGACGCGATCGCCGCGCTGGGCGGTTCGCTGGGTACGACGTTCACGGTGGCCGGACCGGTGCTGTGCTCGTTCGTGGTCTTCGTCCTGGTCGGGCTGGTGCGCCCGTGGCGTGACCCCGAGAGTGCGGCGCTGGTGGCGGCGCTGTCGGAGGAGGACCCCACTCCGGCCGACGAGACGGGTGGGGTGACCGCGCATGCCTGA
- a CDS encoding Gfo/Idh/MocA family protein — protein sequence MTEGRRADAGDPVGASAGAGVGVAVVGAGVMGAAHAAVVAADPRARLVGVASVPDTAAREVARRHGAEVATDDYRTLLGRTDVDLVIVATPDHLHTPIAVEAARAGKAILVEKPLATSLADADEVIAAVEQTGVAAMTSFNHRWIPSYAQAKAAIEAGRIGRPRMAYARKNDRIHVPTTMLSWAAGTTPAWFLSSHDIDLVCWFFGEDRAVEVYATAVRGVLERRGVHTPDAMQAQVRFASGAVATFESCWIYPDTYPTMTDSFVEVVGEHGVVHLDRKDDQVEVATPTEFEYPRISIMPVLHGVPAGALAYAVGHMIGCVADGTPPLVGLAESRRVTAILAAVHESVADGGPVAVAS from the coding sequence ATGACGGAAGGTCGGCGAGCTGACGCGGGTGACCCGGTTGGTGCCAGTGCCGGTGCTGGTGTCGGTGTCGCAGTCGTCGGGGCCGGGGTGATGGGCGCGGCGCACGCCGCGGTGGTGGCCGCCGATCCGCGGGCGAGGCTGGTCGGGGTGGCGAGCGTTCCCGACACGGCCGCGCGCGAGGTCGCCCGCCGCCACGGCGCGGAGGTGGCCACCGACGACTACCGCACCCTGCTCGGGCGTACCGACGTCGACCTGGTGATCGTGGCCACCCCGGACCACCTGCACACCCCGATCGCGGTCGAGGCCGCGCGGGCCGGCAAGGCGATCCTGGTGGAGAAGCCGCTCGCCACCAGCCTGGCCGACGCCGACGAGGTGATCGCCGCCGTGGAGCAGACCGGCGTCGCGGCGATGACGTCGTTCAACCACCGCTGGATCCCGAGCTACGCGCAGGCGAAGGCCGCGATCGAGGCGGGCCGGATCGGCCGGCCGCGGATGGCGTACGCACGCAAGAACGACCGGATCCACGTGCCCACGACGATGCTGTCCTGGGCGGCCGGCACCACGCCCGCATGGTTCCTTTCCAGCCACGACATCGACCTGGTGTGCTGGTTCTTCGGCGAGGACCGCGCGGTCGAGGTGTACGCCACGGCGGTGCGAGGAGTGCTCGAAAGGCGGGGCGTGCACACCCCGGACGCGATGCAGGCGCAGGTGCGGTTCGCCTCCGGCGCGGTGGCGACGTTCGAGTCCTGCTGGATCTATCCCGACACCTACCCGACGATGACCGACTCCTTCGTCGAGGTGGTCGGCGAGCACGGCGTGGTGCACCTGGACCGCAAGGACGACCAGGTGGAGGTGGCCACGCCGACGGAGTTCGAGTATCCGCGGATCTCGATCATGCCGGTGCTGCACGGCGTGCCGGCGGGCGCGCTCGCGTACGCGGTCGGGCACATGATCGGCTGCGTCGCCGACGGGACACCGCCGCTGGTCGGCCTCGCGGAGAGCCGGCGGGTGACGGCGATCCTGGCCGCCGTGCACGAGTCCGTCGCCGACGGCGGCCCGGTCGCGGTCGCGAGCTGA
- a CDS encoding LacI family DNA-binding transcriptional regulator: MREVSRRRGAAPTIREVAEAARVSRATVSRAFGRPELLRPATVAHVRAVAAELGYLPNAVARGLSTGRYATIALVVPDIANPFFPPLVRGAQQAADLAGYGVFLGDSDEDPAREDALLARFTGQVEGVVLVSSRLRAARVREHAERRPVVLVNRDLAGLPRVLVDPTRGMSEAVEHLAALGHRRIAYVNGPRTSWAHQQRRRTLRRATDARGLDLVTVDARRPTYDAGIACVPGLLATGATAAVAFDDVLAQGILAGLAGAGVDVPGDLSVVGCDDVVAATTTPQLTTVSAPAGQAGRAAVDLLLGLLGNDDLRDARYVVDTRLVVRSSTGPATTR; the protein is encoded by the coding sequence ATGCGCGAGGTCTCCCGGCGGCGGGGTGCGGCGCCGACGATCCGCGAGGTCGCGGAAGCGGCCCGGGTGTCGCGGGCCACCGTCTCCCGCGCGTTTGGCCGGCCCGAACTCCTGCGCCCGGCGACGGTGGCGCACGTCCGTGCGGTGGCCGCGGAGCTGGGCTACCTCCCGAACGCGGTGGCACGGGGGTTGTCCACCGGCCGGTACGCCACCATCGCGCTGGTCGTCCCGGACATCGCCAACCCGTTCTTCCCGCCGCTGGTACGCGGTGCGCAACAGGCTGCCGACCTGGCGGGGTACGGAGTCTTCCTCGGCGACTCCGACGAGGACCCCGCGCGCGAGGACGCGCTGCTGGCGAGGTTCACCGGGCAGGTCGAGGGAGTGGTGCTGGTGTCGTCGCGGCTGCGGGCCGCGCGGGTACGCGAACACGCCGAACGCCGGCCGGTCGTCCTGGTCAACCGGGACCTCGCCGGCCTGCCCCGGGTGCTCGTCGATCCGACCCGGGGGATGAGCGAGGCGGTGGAACACCTCGCCGCCCTCGGCCACCGGCGGATCGCCTACGTCAACGGCCCGAGGACGTCCTGGGCGCACCAGCAACGCCGCCGCACCCTGCGACGCGCCACGGACGCCCGCGGGCTGGATCTGGTGACCGTCGACGCGCGGCGGCCGACGTACGACGCCGGCATCGCATGCGTTCCCGGCCTGCTCGCCACCGGCGCCACCGCGGCGGTGGCCTTCGACGACGTACTCGCGCAGGGAATCCTCGCCGGGCTCGCCGGCGCCGGCGTCGACGTGCCGGGGGACCTCAGCGTCGTCGGCTGCGACGACGTGGTGGCCGCGACCACCACACCGCAGCTCACCACCGTCTCCGCCCCGGCCGGGCAGGCCGGCCGCGCCGCGGTGGACCTGCTGCTCGGCCTGCTCGGCAACGACGACCTCAGGGACGCGAGGTACGTCGTGGACACCCGGCTGGTGGTCCGGTCCAGCACCGGCCCGGCCACCACGCGGTAG
- the pgl gene encoding 6-phosphogluconolactonase, translated as MGAPEVVVHADKDLLARAVAARLVTRVVDGQAGGGTAHVVLTGGGIGTAVLAALADAPARDAIDWSRLDIWWGDERFVPDGDPERNETGARAALLDHVPITADRVHPMPAANGAGGDRPEDAAHRYAEELRKAARPEDHGPVPRFDVLMLGVGPDGHVASLFPEHPAVHEEERSVVAVHGAPKPPPTRLSLTFPALNAAREVWFLVSGEEKAGAVRLALGGAGPVQIPAAGVRGRQRTLWLLDRSAAKELPVELTRPTEH; from the coding sequence ATGGGTGCGCCCGAGGTCGTCGTCCACGCCGACAAGGACCTCCTGGCCCGCGCGGTCGCGGCCCGCCTGGTGACTCGGGTGGTCGACGGCCAGGCCGGTGGTGGCACCGCACACGTGGTCCTCACCGGCGGCGGCATCGGCACCGCCGTCCTCGCCGCGCTCGCCGACGCACCGGCCCGGGACGCGATCGACTGGTCCCGCCTGGACATCTGGTGGGGTGACGAACGCTTCGTGCCGGACGGCGACCCCGAACGCAACGAGACCGGTGCGCGGGCGGCGCTGCTCGACCACGTGCCGATCACCGCGGACCGGGTACACCCGATGCCGGCCGCGAACGGTGCCGGCGGTGACCGCCCCGAGGACGCGGCCCACAGGTACGCCGAGGAGCTCCGCAAGGCGGCCCGGCCGGAGGACCACGGGCCGGTCCCGCGGTTCGACGTGCTGATGCTCGGCGTGGGCCCCGACGGCCACGTCGCGTCGCTCTTCCCCGAGCACCCCGCGGTGCACGAGGAGGAGCGCTCGGTGGTGGCGGTGCACGGTGCGCCGAAGCCGCCGCCGACCAGGCTGTCGCTGACGTTCCCCGCGCTCAACGCCGCCCGCGAGGTGTGGTTCCTGGTCTCCGGGGAGGAGAAGGCCGGTGCCGTACGCCTCGCTCTGGGCGGGGCCGGACCGGTGCAGATCCCCGCGGCGGGCGTACGCGGCCGGCAGCGCACCCTGTGGCTGCTGGACCGTTCCGCCGCGAAGGAGCTCCCGGTCGAGCTGACCCGGCCCACCGAGCACTGA
- a CDS encoding glucose-6-phosphate dehydrogenase assembly protein OpcA — translation MIIDLSDTTASKIASALVRARASSGSPAMGMVLTLVVIADESSHYDAIRAALEAAKEHPSRILGVIPRGGRGSARLDAEIRVGGEAGPGENVLLRLYGDLARHAESVVMPLLLPESPVVVWWPNKAPEVPAQDPVGRLAQRRVTDAASSRRSLDTLISHCGSYQPGDTDLSWTRITPWRALLAAALDQPHSRVTGATIEAERGNASADLLAAWLCSRLRVPTKVKASKGPGITAALLHSDAGDIAITRPDGRLARYTVPGQPERHVALKRRDTFELLAEELRRLDPDDVYAETVTELLDRAHGNGRGTRSGHSARTSDKSAGTPAGERPARGSGGDESAGADEAARPARKASAGRAPADEAPAKKTTAKKAPAKEAAAKKAPAKKAPAKKTAARKAPAKEAAAKKAPAKKAPAKKTAARKAGG, via the coding sequence GTGATCATCGACCTGTCCGACACCACCGCGAGCAAGATCGCTTCCGCGCTGGTCAGGGCGCGTGCCAGTTCGGGCAGCCCGGCGATGGGCATGGTGCTCACCCTGGTGGTCATCGCCGACGAGAGCAGTCACTACGACGCGATCCGGGCGGCGCTGGAGGCGGCGAAGGAACACCCGTCCCGCATCCTCGGCGTCATCCCCCGCGGCGGTCGCGGCTCGGCCCGGCTGGACGCGGAGATCCGGGTCGGCGGCGAGGCCGGCCCCGGCGAGAACGTCCTGCTCCGCCTGTACGGCGACCTCGCGCGGCACGCCGAGTCGGTCGTGATGCCCCTGCTGCTGCCGGAGTCGCCGGTGGTGGTGTGGTGGCCGAACAAGGCGCCGGAGGTCCCCGCGCAGGACCCGGTGGGCAGGCTCGCCCAGCGGCGGGTGACCGACGCGGCGTCCTCGCGCCGGTCGCTGGACACGCTGATCTCGCACTGTGGCAGCTACCAGCCCGGCGACACCGACCTGTCGTGGACCCGGATCACGCCGTGGCGGGCGCTGCTGGCCGCCGCCCTGGACCAGCCGCACAGCCGGGTGACCGGTGCGACCATCGAGGCCGAGCGCGGCAACGCCAGCGCCGACCTGCTGGCGGCGTGGCTGTGCAGCCGGCTGCGGGTGCCCACCAAGGTGAAGGCCAGCAAGGGACCGGGCATCACCGCGGCCCTGCTGCACTCCGACGCGGGCGACATCGCCATCACCCGGCCCGACGGGCGGCTGGCGCGCTACACCGTGCCCGGCCAGCCCGAACGCCACGTGGCGCTGAAGCGCCGGGACACCTTCGAGTTGCTGGCCGAGGAGCTGCGCCGCCTCGACCCCGACGACGTGTACGCCGAGACGGTCACCGAACTCCTCGACCGGGCGCACGGCAACGGCCGGGGCACCAGGTCCGGCCACTCCGCGCGTACGTCCGACAAGTCCGCCGGTACGCCTGCCGGCGAACGCCCCGCGCGCGGATCCGGCGGCGACGAATCGGCCGGAGCCGACGAAGCGGCTCGCCCGGCCCGGAAGGCGTCCGCTGGGCGAGCGCCGGCCGACGAGGCGCCGGCCAAGAAGACGACAGCCAAGAAGGCGCCGGCGAAGGAAGCGGCCGCGAAGAAGGCTCCCGCCAAGAAGGCTCCCGCGAAGAAGACGGCAGCCAGGAAGGCGCCGGCCAAGGAAGCAGCGGCGAAGAAGGCACCGGCCAAGAAGGCACCCGCCAAGAAGACGGCAGCCAGGAAGGCGGGCGGCTGA
- the zwf gene encoding glucose-6-phosphate dehydrogenase has protein sequence MTDAGGTTEAGAQRGAGSNIVGVPADTEPLHWPAAAVSTAETNPLRDPQDRRLPRIAGPCGLVIFGVTGDLARKKLMPAVYDLANRGLLPPGFALVGFARRDWEHEDFERVVHDAVKEYARTPFREEVWKQLSEGFRFVPGELDDDASFERLRATIDDLDRERGTNGNHVFYLSVPPKLFPVTVRQLKKHGLADQGEDHWRRVVVEKPFGHDLASARELNAIVSEVFSPEQVFRIDHYLGKETVQNILALRFANQLFEPVWNSNYVDHLQITMAEDVGIGGRAGYYDGIGAARDVIQNHLLQLVALTAMEEPVSFDAASLRLEKQKVLAAIQLPRRLDLHTAHGQYSEGWAGGTKVRGYLQEEGIPPDSRTETFAAIKLDIDNRRWAGVPIYLRTGKRLARRVTEVAVVFKKAPHLPFASTATEELGNNTLVMRIQPDEGITLRFGSKVPGSQMEIRDVTMDFAYGGAFTESSPEAYERLILDVLLGDSPLFPQHEEVELSWRILDPIVNYWADHAKPEQYPAGTWGPASADEMLARDGRAWRRP, from the coding sequence ATGACCGACGCAGGAGGAACGACCGAAGCCGGGGCCCAGCGGGGCGCCGGCTCCAACATCGTGGGGGTACCGGCCGACACCGAACCCCTGCACTGGCCGGCCGCGGCGGTGTCGACAGCCGAGACCAACCCGCTGCGCGACCCGCAGGACCGCCGGCTGCCGCGCATCGCCGGCCCGTGCGGCCTGGTGATATTCGGCGTCACCGGCGACCTGGCCCGCAAGAAGCTGATGCCTGCCGTCTACGACCTCGCCAACCGCGGGTTGCTGCCGCCGGGGTTCGCCCTGGTCGGCTTCGCCCGGCGGGACTGGGAGCACGAGGACTTCGAGCGCGTCGTGCACGACGCGGTCAAGGAGTACGCCCGTACGCCGTTCCGGGAGGAGGTCTGGAAGCAGCTGTCGGAGGGCTTCCGGTTCGTGCCCGGCGAGCTCGACGACGACGCGTCGTTCGAGCGGCTGCGCGCCACCATCGACGACCTCGACCGCGAACGCGGCACCAACGGCAACCACGTCTTCTACCTCTCGGTGCCGCCGAAGCTGTTCCCGGTGACCGTGCGCCAGCTGAAGAAGCACGGCCTGGCCGACCAGGGCGAGGACCACTGGCGCCGGGTCGTGGTGGAGAAGCCGTTCGGGCACGACCTGGCCAGCGCCCGCGAGCTGAACGCCATCGTCTCGGAGGTCTTCTCCCCCGAGCAGGTCTTCCGGATCGACCACTACCTCGGCAAGGAGACCGTCCAGAACATCCTGGCGCTCCGCTTCGCCAACCAGCTGTTCGAGCCGGTCTGGAACTCCAACTACGTCGACCACCTGCAGATCACCATGGCCGAGGACGTCGGCATCGGCGGCCGGGCCGGCTACTACGACGGCATCGGCGCGGCCCGCGACGTCATCCAGAACCACCTGCTCCAGCTCGTGGCGCTGACCGCGATGGAGGAGCCGGTGAGCTTCGACGCGGCGAGCCTGCGGCTGGAGAAGCAGAAGGTCCTCGCCGCGATCCAGCTGCCCCGGCGGCTCGACCTGCACACCGCGCACGGGCAGTACTCCGAGGGCTGGGCCGGCGGGACGAAGGTACGCGGATACCTCCAGGAGGAGGGCATCCCGCCGGACTCCCGGACCGAGACCTTCGCCGCGATCAAGCTGGACATCGACAACCGGCGGTGGGCGGGCGTCCCGATCTACCTCCGGACCGGCAAGCGGCTCGCCCGCCGGGTCACCGAGGTGGCCGTGGTGTTCAAGAAGGCCCCGCACCTGCCGTTCGCGTCCACCGCGACCGAGGAACTGGGCAACAACACGCTGGTGATGCGGATCCAGCCCGACGAGGGGATCACCCTGCGGTTCGGCTCGAAGGTGCCGGGCAGTCAGATGGAGATCCGCGACGTGACGATGGACTTCGCCTACGGCGGCGCGTTCACCGAGTCCTCGCCGGAGGCGTACGAACGACTGATCCTCGACGTGCTGCTCGGTGACTCCCCCCTCTTCCCGCAGCACGAGGAAGTGGAGCTGTCCTGGCGGATCCTCGACCCGATCGTCAACTACTGGGCCGACCACGCCAAGCCCGAGCAGTACCCCGCCGGCACATGGGGTCCGGCGTCCGCCGACGAGATGTTGGCCCGCGACGGCCGGGCCTGGAGGCGTCCGTGA
- a CDS encoding glucose-6-phosphate isomerase produces the protein MSAEGLTVEVTRPEEDAVSRLVEDKVASRLAAKDATLWGPDAEPEASIRLGWVDLPHTSRPLLAEIEALQAQLRQEGLDHIVLSGMGGSSLAPEVITATANVPLTVLDSTDPSVISRAIGQDLDRTVLVVSSKSGSTVETDSHRRAYLKAFADAGIDGPSRIVVVTDPGSPFAELAESEGYRKVFLADPNVGGRYSALTAFGLVPAGLAGADVAELLDQAEAVLPTLAQDSADNPALALGAALGAGHQAGRDKVVLGEGTASVTGFGAWAEQLIAESTGKLGRGLLPVDVGGTSDTTPGWANAGPDVTPVAIGTPELAVPGLVVTDGSLGALLQVWETAVAVAGRLIEINPFDQPNVEEAKKAARSLLDQPPAQESASSPVFVDGAVEVYGDEKLLAGASTVEQALAAIVGAVPEHGYLALLAYLDRDADAAVARLRPALAASAPFQVTFGFGPRFLHSTGQYHKGGHPNGAFVEITGAVTDDLAVPDRPYTFGHLITAQAAGDLGVLRDKGFPTLRLHLTDRSAGLTQLLDAAGKVRT, from the coding sequence GTGAGCGCCGAAGGGCTCACCGTCGAGGTCACCCGGCCCGAGGAGGACGCGGTAAGCCGGCTGGTCGAGGACAAGGTCGCTTCCAGGCTCGCCGCCAAGGACGCCACGCTGTGGGGTCCGGACGCGGAGCCGGAGGCGTCGATCCGGCTGGGCTGGGTCGACCTGCCGCACACGTCGCGGCCGCTGCTCGCCGAGATCGAGGCGTTGCAGGCGCAGCTGCGCCAGGAGGGACTGGACCACATCGTCCTGTCCGGCATGGGCGGCTCCTCGCTGGCCCCGGAGGTGATCACCGCCACCGCGAACGTCCCGCTGACGGTGCTCGACTCCACCGACCCGTCGGTGATCAGCCGGGCGATCGGGCAGGACCTCGACCGCACCGTGCTCGTGGTCTCCAGCAAGTCCGGCTCGACGGTGGAGACCGACAGCCACCGGCGGGCCTACCTCAAGGCGTTCGCCGACGCGGGGATCGACGGCCCCAGCCGGATCGTCGTCGTCACCGACCCCGGCTCGCCGTTTGCCGAGCTCGCCGAGTCCGAGGGCTACCGCAAGGTGTTCCTCGCCGACCCGAACGTCGGCGGCCGCTACAGCGCGCTGACCGCGTTCGGGCTGGTCCCGGCCGGCCTGGCCGGAGCCGACGTCGCCGAGTTGCTCGACCAGGCCGAGGCGGTGCTCCCGACGCTGGCGCAGGACAGCGCCGACAACCCCGCCCTGGCGCTGGGCGCCGCGCTGGGCGCCGGGCACCAGGCCGGACGGGACAAGGTCGTGCTCGGCGAGGGGACCGCCTCCGTCACCGGGTTCGGCGCGTGGGCCGAGCAGCTCATCGCCGAGTCGACCGGGAAGCTCGGCCGCGGCCTGCTGCCGGTCGACGTCGGAGGCACCTCCGACACCACCCCCGGGTGGGCGAACGCCGGACCCGACGTCACCCCGGTGGCGATCGGCACCCCCGAGCTCGCCGTGCCCGGCCTGGTCGTCACCGACGGCTCGCTCGGCGCGCTGCTCCAGGTGTGGGAGACGGCCGTCGCGGTCGCCGGCCGGCTGATCGAGATCAACCCGTTCGACCAGCCCAACGTCGAGGAGGCCAAGAAGGCCGCCCGCTCGCTGCTGGACCAGCCGCCCGCGCAGGAGTCCGCCTCCTCCCCCGTCTTCGTCGACGGTGCGGTCGAGGTCTACGGCGACGAGAAGCTGCTGGCCGGTGCGAGCACCGTCGAGCAGGCCCTCGCCGCCATCGTCGGGGCGGTGCCCGAGCACGGCTACCTCGCGCTGCTGGCCTACCTCGACCGGGACGCCGACGCCGCGGTAGCCCGGCTGCGTCCCGCCCTGGCCGCCTCGGCGCCGTTCCAGGTGACCTTCGGCTTCGGGCCGAGGTTCCTGCACTCGACCGGGCAGTACCACAAGGGTGGGCACCCCAACGGCGCGTTCGTGGAGATCACCGGGGCCGTCACCGACGACCTCGCGGTCCCGGACCGGCCGTACACCTTCGGGCATCTGATCACCGCCCAGGCCGCCGGTGACCTCGGCGTCCTGCGGGACAAGGGATTCCCCACCCTGCGACTCCACCTGACCGACCGGTCGGCCGGTCTCACCCAGCTGCTGGACGCGGCCGGAAAGGTGCGCACATGA